In one Trichosurus vulpecula isolate mTriVul1 chromosome 8, mTriVul1.pri, whole genome shotgun sequence genomic region, the following are encoded:
- the ATP5MD gene encoding ATP synthase membrane subunit DAPIT, mitochondrial, with amino-acid sequence MAGPESDSQYQFTGFKKYFNSYTLNGRKNYVLATYGGIALLILYFKARSKKTPAVKET; translated from the exons ATGGCAGGTCCAGAATCTGACAGTCAGTATCAGTTCACTGGTTTTAAGAAATACTTCAATTCATACACCCTTAATGGCAGAAAGAAT TATGTACTGGCCACTTATGGAGGAATCGCTTTGCTCATACTTTACTTCAAGGCAAGGTCTAAAAAAACTCCAGCTGTGAAAGAAACATAA